From the genome of Pseudomonas yamanorum, one region includes:
- the tmk gene encoding dTMP kinase, with protein sequence MTGLFITLEGPEGAGKSTNREYLAERLRAEGIEVLLTREPGGTPLAERIREVLLTPGDEQMNPDTELLLVFAARAQHLAEVIRPALARGAVVICDRFTDSTYAYQGGGRGLSLERIATLETFVQGDLRPDLTLVFDLPVEVGMARATARGRLDRFELETRVFFEAVRSAFLKRAEADPARYYLLDAAQPLTQVQQCIDALLPKLVERVRG encoded by the coding sequence GTGACTGGCTTGTTTATTACCCTGGAAGGCCCGGAAGGCGCCGGCAAAAGCACCAACCGCGAATACCTTGCCGAGCGCCTGCGCGCCGAAGGTATCGAGGTGCTGCTGACCCGCGAGCCCGGCGGCACGCCGCTGGCCGAGCGCATTCGTGAAGTGCTGCTGACCCCGGGCGACGAACAGATGAACCCTGACACCGAGCTGCTGCTGGTGTTTGCTGCCCGCGCCCAGCACCTGGCCGAAGTCATTCGCCCGGCGCTGGCCCGTGGCGCGGTGGTGATTTGTGACCGGTTTACCGATTCCACCTATGCCTATCAGGGCGGCGGTCGTGGCTTGTCCCTTGAGCGCATTGCGACGCTGGAAACCTTCGTCCAGGGCGATTTGCGGCCCGACCTGACCCTGGTGTTCGACCTCCCGGTGGAAGTCGGCATGGCCCGCGCCACCGCCCGGGGTCGCCTCGATCGTTTCGAACTGGAAACCCGAGTGTTTTTTGAAGCTGTGCGCAGCGCGTTTCTCAAGCGCGCCGAAGCCGACCCCGCCCGTTATTACCTGCTGGACGCCGCGCAACCGCTGACTCAGGTTCAGCAGTGCATCGACGCCCTGTTGCCGAAGCTTGTGGAGCGTGTCCGTGGCTGA
- a CDS encoding DNA polymerase III subunit delta', with protein sequence MAETYPWQDSLWQQLAGRAQHAHAYLLHGPVGIGKRALAERLMASLLCQRPNGLEACGECKSCMLLKAGSHPDNYLLEPEEADKAIKVDQVRDLVSFVVQTAQMGGRKVVLIEPVESMNINAANALLKSLEEPSGDTVLLLVSHQSSRLLPTIRSRCVQQACPLPSEAMSLQWLAQALPECGEAERVELLTLAAGSPLAAVKLQAQGVREQRALVVDGVKKLLKQELSATQLAESAWKDIPLLLLFDWFCDWSSLILRYQLTQDENGLGLADMRKVVQYLAQKSAQDKVLNIQDWILAQRQKVLGKANLNRVLLLEALLVQWVGLLGRR encoded by the coding sequence GTGGCTGAAACCTATCCGTGGCAGGACAGCCTCTGGCAGCAACTGGCTGGCCGTGCCCAGCACGCCCACGCCTACTTGCTCCACGGCCCGGTGGGCATCGGCAAGCGCGCCTTGGCCGAGCGGTTGATGGCCAGCTTGTTGTGCCAGCGGCCCAACGGGCTGGAAGCCTGTGGGGAATGTAAATCCTGCATGCTGCTCAAGGCCGGCAGCCACCCCGACAACTACCTGCTGGAACCGGAAGAAGCCGATAAGGCGATCAAGGTCGACCAGGTGCGTGATCTGGTCAGCTTCGTGGTGCAGACCGCGCAGATGGGCGGGCGCAAAGTGGTGCTGATCGAGCCAGTGGAATCGATGAACATCAACGCGGCCAACGCCTTGCTCAAAAGCCTGGAAGAACCTTCTGGCGATACCGTGCTGCTGCTGGTCAGCCACCAGTCCAGCCGCCTGCTGCCGACCATCCGCAGCCGCTGCGTGCAACAGGCCTGCCCGTTGCCGAGCGAAGCCATGAGCCTGCAATGGCTGGCCCAGGCACTGCCGGAGTGTGGCGAGGCCGAGCGCGTCGAGTTGCTGACCCTGGCGGCCGGCTCGCCCCTGGCGGCGGTCAAACTCCAGGCCCAAGGCGTACGTGAACAGCGTGCGTTGGTGGTGGATGGCGTGAAGAAGTTGCTCAAGCAGGAACTGTCTGCAACGCAACTGGCCGAAAGCGCATGGAAAGACATTCCCTTGTTGCTGCTGTTCGACTGGTTCTGCGACTGGTCGAGCCTGATCCTGCGCTACCAGCTGACCCAGGACGAAAACGGCCTGGGCCTGGCGGACATGCGCAAGGTGGTGCAATACCTCGCGCAGAAGAGTGCCCAGGACAAGGTCTTGAACATTCAGGACTGGATCCTCGCCCAGCGCCAGAAGGTCCTGGGCAAGGCCAACCTCAACCGCGTGCTGTTGCTTGAGGCCTTGCTGGTGCAATGGGTCGGCTTGCTCGGCCGCCGTTAA
- a CDS encoding TatD family hydrolase, with protein MLVDSHCHLDRLDLAQHDGSLDAALEAARQRGVGHFLCIGVSAENAADVKALADRYADVDCSVGIHPLDLKPGEAPALDWLLGELNHPRVVAIGETGLDYHYEPEAAELQQASFRLHLQAAQQTGKPVIVHTRGARADTLTLLREAALPQAGVLHCFTEDWDMAKAALDLGFYISLSGIVTFRNADALRDVARQVPADRLLVETDSPYLAPIPHRGKPNLPEYVRDVADYLAMLRGESYERFAEQTTENFKRLFPLAHVGH; from the coding sequence ATGCTCGTAGATTCCCATTGCCACCTTGATCGCCTCGACCTGGCCCAGCACGACGGCTCCCTTGACGCCGCTCTCGAAGCCGCGCGCCAGCGCGGGGTAGGGCACTTCCTGTGCATCGGCGTCAGTGCGGAAAACGCCGCCGACGTCAAAGCCCTGGCCGATCGTTATGCCGACGTCGATTGCTCGGTGGGCATTCACCCGCTGGACCTGAAGCCTGGCGAAGCCCCGGCCCTCGACTGGCTGCTCGGCGAACTCAATCACCCACGCGTGGTGGCTATCGGCGAGACCGGCCTGGATTACCACTATGAACCGGAAGCCGCCGAGTTGCAGCAGGCGTCGTTCCGTCTGCACCTGCAAGCCGCTCAGCAGACTGGCAAACCCGTGATCGTCCACACCCGTGGCGCCCGTGCCGACACCCTGACCCTGCTGCGCGAGGCCGCGCTGCCCCAGGCCGGTGTGCTGCATTGCTTCACGGAAGACTGGGACATGGCCAAGGCCGCCCTCGACCTCGGCTTCTACATTTCCTTGTCGGGCATCGTGACCTTCCGCAACGCCGACGCCCTGCGGGATGTCGCGCGCCAGGTACCGGCAGACCGCCTGCTGGTGGAAACCGATTCGCCGTACCTGGCGCCAATTCCTCATCGCGGCAAACCCAACCTGCCGGAATACGTACGTGATGTGGCGGATTACCTGGCGATGCTGCGGGGCGAATCCTACGAGCGCTTCGCCGAACAGACCACCGAGAACTTCAAGCGTCTGTTCCCGCTGGCCCACGTCGGCCACTAA
- a CDS encoding TetR/AcrR family transcriptional regulator: protein MHKEPRKVREFRRREQEILDTALKLFLDQGEDSVTVEMIADAVGIGKGTIYKHFKSKAEIYLRLMLDYERDLNELLHSADVDKDKEALSRAYFEFRMRDPQRYRLFDRLEEKVVKGHQVPEMVEELHKIRASNFERLTLLIKGRISEGKLEDVPPYFHYCAAWALVHGAVALYHSPFWSNVLEDQEGFFQFLMDIGVRMGNKRKHSTDLPNAETPAT, encoded by the coding sequence ATGCACAAAGAACCCCGCAAGGTCCGTGAGTTTCGCCGCCGCGAGCAGGAAATTCTCGACACCGCACTCAAGCTGTTCCTCGACCAGGGTGAAGACAGCGTCACCGTCGAGATGATTGCGGATGCCGTGGGTATCGGCAAAGGCACCATCTACAAGCACTTCAAGTCCAAGGCCGAGATCTACCTGCGCCTGATGCTCGACTACGAGCGTGACCTGAACGAGTTGCTGCACTCGGCCGATGTCGACAAGGACAAGGAAGCGCTGTCCCGCGCCTACTTTGAGTTCCGCATGCGTGACCCGCAGCGCTACCGCCTGTTTGATCGCCTGGAAGAGAAAGTGGTGAAAGGCCATCAGGTGCCGGAAATGGTCGAGGAGTTGCACAAGATCCGCGCCTCGAACTTCGAGCGCCTGACCCTGCTCATCAAGGGTCGCATCAGCGAAGGCAAGCTCGAAGACGTGCCGCCGTATTTCCACTACTGCGCCGCCTGGGCGTTGGTGCACGGCGCCGTGGCGCTGTACCACTCGCCGTTCTGGAGCAATGTGCTGGAAGATCAGGAAGGTTTTTTCCAATTCCTGATGGACATCGGCGTGCGCATGGGCAACAAGCGCAAGCACAGCACCGATTTGCCTAACGCTGAAACGCCGGCCACTTGA
- a CDS encoding GTP 3',8-cyclase MoaA, whose translation MIVDRQGRRFRNLRISLTSACNYACTYCVPNGKRLVAAQDELSAEAMARGVEYLIEAAGIERLRITGGEPLVSPKLEAFMGAVGQMGLSDISLTTNGQLLARKLPLLVEAGIRRINVSLDTLDADAFRSIARGGDLATVLDGMDQASAAGIKIKVNMVPLRGQNLDQVMPLLDYCLERGYELRFIELMRMGHLATDSNAFLQQFVSLQQLLSLIGEQHEYLQANAPVDATAVRYEVPGKGFFGVIANESVPFCRTCSRLRLSSTGWLHGCLSSSNRHYVGDLLDKPRHQALPALQRLLVKALGDKQEVAFSGGATIMKIIGG comes from the coding sequence ATGATCGTTGATCGTCAAGGCAGGCGATTCCGCAATTTGCGGATCAGCCTGACCTCAGCCTGCAATTACGCCTGTACCTACTGCGTGCCCAACGGCAAGCGGCTGGTGGCTGCGCAGGACGAACTGTCGGCCGAGGCAATGGCTCGTGGCGTCGAGTACCTGATCGAGGCTGCTGGCATTGAACGCCTGCGCATTACCGGTGGTGAACCGTTGGTCAGTCCCAAGCTGGAAGCCTTCATGGGCGCAGTGGGGCAGATGGGCCTCAGTGACATCAGCCTGACCACCAACGGCCAACTGCTGGCGCGCAAACTGCCGCTGCTGGTGGAGGCAGGCATTCGCCGAATCAACGTCTCCCTCGATACCCTGGACGCCGACGCCTTCCGCAGCATCGCTCGCGGTGGCGACCTGGCCACCGTGCTTGATGGCATGGACCAGGCCAGCGCCGCCGGAATCAAGATCAAGGTCAACATGGTGCCGTTGCGCGGCCAGAACCTTGATCAGGTGATGCCGCTGCTCGACTACTGCCTGGAGCGTGGCTACGAGCTGCGCTTTATCGAATTGATGCGCATGGGCCACCTGGCCACCGACTCCAACGCGTTCCTGCAGCAATTCGTCAGCCTTCAGCAATTGCTCAGCCTGATCGGCGAACAACACGAATACCTGCAAGCCAACGCTCCGGTGGACGCCACTGCCGTGCGTTACGAAGTGCCCGGCAAAGGCTTCTTCGGTGTCATTGCCAATGAAAGCGTGCCGTTCTGCCGGACCTGCTCGCGTTTGCGCCTGTCGTCCACCGGCTGGCTGCATGGCTGCTTGTCGTCGAGCAACCGCCACTACGTCGGCGACCTGCTGGACAAACCCCGCCACCAGGCTCTGCCGGCCTTGCAGCGCTTGTTGGTCAAGGCCTTGGGCGACAAGCAGGAGGTGGCATTCTCCGGCGGCGCCACCATCATGAAGATCATCGGCGGCTAG
- a CDS encoding DUF4823 domain-containing protein — MRSLVLVLASLALGGCMTVSDMAEGTRYQMSDAGLLDHSDTRRVNSVRIQPDSFVFIAQGAFTPPGSAYPRPNVVAEEAFNGFVEYFPMVRRARKPEGLEQAMSEARAAGAHYLLYCRFAQADDRIGNADEWSDQEAVDRLGIDTGTIQVMLIETSTQYLIDTVRIHSRGGLLTFHDNKPDDLIGKPLAHYARSLLGMSDQ; from the coding sequence ATGCGTAGTCTGGTTTTGGTGCTGGCGTCACTCGCGCTGGGTGGCTGCATGACCGTCAGTGATATGGCCGAAGGCACGCGCTATCAGATGAGCGACGCCGGGCTGCTGGACCACAGCGATACTCGCCGCGTCAATTCGGTCCGCATACAGCCGGACTCCTTCGTTTTCATCGCCCAGGGCGCCTTCACCCCGCCGGGCAGCGCCTATCCACGGCCTAACGTGGTGGCCGAGGAAGCCTTCAACGGCTTTGTCGAATACTTCCCGATGGTCCGCCGCGCCCGCAAACCCGAAGGCCTGGAACAGGCGATGTCTGAAGCCCGCGCGGCCGGTGCGCATTACCTGCTGTACTGCCGCTTTGCCCAGGCGGATGACCGGATCGGCAACGCCGATGAATGGTCTGACCAGGAGGCGGTGGATCGCCTGGGTATCGACACCGGCACCATTCAGGTCATGTTGATTGAGACCAGCACCCAGTATTTGATTGATACTGTGCGGATTCACAGCCGTGGCGGTTTACTGACGTTCCACGACAACAAGCCTGATGATCTGATCGGCAAGCCCCTGGCGCACTACGCGCGCAGCCTGTTGGGCATGAGCGATCAGTAA
- a CDS encoding DUF1285 domain-containing protein, translating into MSDSAKANDLLAQLPKGKGPAPVHLWNPDFCGDIDMRIARDGTWFYMGTPIGRKPMVKLFSNIIRRDGDDYFLITPVEKVGIKVDDAPFVAVTLEVEGQGESQVLRFTTNVDEQVEAGIEHPLRVVIDPETQEPSPYLRVRTNLEALVHRNAFYQLVELAVTRPINGKNWLGVWSGGVFFPIGLEP; encoded by the coding sequence ATGAGCGATTCGGCCAAGGCCAATGACCTGTTGGCGCAATTGCCCAAGGGCAAGGGGCCCGCACCGGTGCATCTGTGGAACCCGGATTTTTGCGGCGATATCGACATGCGCATTGCCCGCGATGGCACCTGGTTCTATATGGGCACGCCGATTGGCCGCAAGCCGATGGTCAAGCTGTTCTCCAACATCATCCGCCGCGATGGCGATGATTACTTCCTGATCACCCCGGTGGAAAAGGTCGGGATCAAGGTCGATGACGCGCCCTTTGTCGCCGTCACCCTGGAAGTTGAAGGGCAGGGCGAAAGCCAGGTGCTGCGCTTTACCACCAATGTCGATGAACAGGTCGAGGCCGGTATCGAACATCCGCTGCGGGTGGTGATTGACCCGGAAACCCAGGAACCCTCGCCGTACCTGCGGGTGCGCACCAACCTCGAAGCCTTGGTCCATCGCAATGCGTTCTATCAGTTGGTGGAGTTGGCGGTGACCCGTCCGATCAACGGTAAGAACTGGCTTGGCGTCTGGAGCGGCGGGGTATTTTTCCCCATCGGCCTGGAGCCCTGA
- a CDS encoding GntR family transcriptional regulator — protein MIRHVRFDKKKRVVDELIRRIEGGVMADGVLLPGEHQLAEEFSVSRGTLREALAELKRRSYIATQSGVGSIVTFDGMVLDQRSGWAQALADTGAVVTSEILRLEAVTRPDLLSSHGSDQFIALDRRRRAADGTLVSLERSLMPASGGLESLPQVGLIDNSLTITLAAYGYVGATGSQWIGAEPLNEEDAQLLGRPVGTVFLKALRTTYDRQDRFMESVESLLDPLHFRLHLQFGTPT, from the coding sequence ATGATTAGACATGTCCGATTTGATAAGAAAAAACGCGTCGTCGACGAGCTGATCCGCCGTATCGAGGGTGGAGTGATGGCTGACGGTGTCCTGCTGCCAGGCGAGCATCAGTTGGCCGAAGAGTTTTCCGTCAGCCGCGGCACCCTGCGTGAAGCCCTGGCCGAACTCAAGCGCCGCAGCTACATCGCCACTCAGAGCGGTGTGGGCTCCATCGTCACTTTCGACGGTATGGTGCTCGACCAGCGCAGCGGCTGGGCCCAGGCCCTCGCCGACACCGGCGCAGTGGTCACCTCCGAAATCCTGCGCCTGGAAGCAGTCACCCGCCCGGACCTGCTCAGCAGTCACGGCAGTGACCAATTCATCGCCCTCGATCGCCGCCGTCGCGCCGCCGACGGCACGCTCGTGTCCCTGGAGCGCTCGCTGATGCCGGCCTCCGGTGGTCTCGAGAGCCTGCCGCAAGTCGGCCTGATCGATAACTCCCTGACCATCACCCTGGCAGCCTACGGCTACGTCGGCGCCACCGGCAGCCAATGGATCGGTGCCGAGCCGTTGAACGAAGAAGACGCCCAATTGCTGGGGCGGCCGGTGGGCACGGTGTTCCTCAAGGCCCTGCGCACCACGTACGACCGGCAGGACCGGTTCATGGAATCCGTCGAAAGCCTGCTCGACCCTCTGCACTTCCGCCTGCACCTTCAATTTGGAACACCGACATGA
- a CDS encoding ADP-ribosylglycohydrolase family protein, whose protein sequence is MTATTRALGAFYGLALGDALGMPTQSLSREQVKARFGAITALEDADADQPIAPNMPKGSITDDTEQAILVGQLLVDGQGKIEPTELAQRLIDWEAVMRAKGSQDLLGPSTKRAIDMILAGHTPEESGRYGTTNGAAMRITPVGIAADVNDPAQFIQAVIQACQVTHNTNLGISSAAAVAAVVSAGINGVDLGEALNIGTQIAQQAENHGHWIAGGRIATRISWARTLSVDSGDKALFTDLLYELIGTSVASQESVVVSFALAQQVAVGEVNAFEALCMAASLGGDTDTIAAILGAMLGACLGMQCWPEAMIEQVKQVNGLELEPLVQGLLDLR, encoded by the coding sequence ATGACCGCCACCACCCGCGCCCTCGGCGCCTTCTATGGCCTGGCCCTGGGCGATGCGTTGGGCATGCCCACCCAGTCCCTGAGCCGCGAGCAGGTCAAGGCGCGTTTCGGCGCGATCACCGCCCTGGAAGATGCCGACGCCGATCAGCCGATCGCACCGAACATGCCCAAGGGGTCGATCACCGATGACACCGAACAGGCGATTCTCGTCGGCCAGTTGCTGGTAGACGGCCAAGGCAAGATTGAACCCACCGAACTGGCCCAGCGCCTGATCGACTGGGAAGCGGTGATGCGCGCCAAGGGATCCCAGGATTTGCTGGGCCCGTCCACCAAACGGGCGATCGACATGATCCTGGCGGGCCATACCCCGGAAGAATCCGGGCGCTACGGCACTACCAATGGCGCCGCCATGCGCATCACCCCGGTGGGCATCGCGGCGGACGTCAATGACCCTGCGCAGTTTATCCAGGCGGTGATCCAGGCGTGCCAGGTCACACACAACACCAACCTGGGCATCTCCAGCGCCGCAGCCGTGGCCGCGGTAGTTTCCGCCGGGATCAACGGTGTCGACCTGGGCGAAGCGCTGAACATCGGCACCCAGATCGCCCAGCAGGCGGAAAACCATGGCCACTGGATTGCCGGTGGGCGCATCGCCACCCGCATCAGTTGGGCGCGCACCTTGAGCGTCGACAGCGGCGACAAGGCGCTGTTTACCGACCTGCTCTACGAATTGATCGGCACCTCGGTGGCGTCCCAGGAATCGGTGGTGGTGTCGTTTGCCCTCGCACAGCAAGTCGCGGTGGGTGAAGTGAATGCCTTCGAAGCCCTGTGCATGGCCGCCAGCCTTGGCGGCGACACCGACACCATCGCCGCGATTCTCGGCGCAATGCTCGGTGCGTGCCTGGGGATGCAGTGCTGGCCTGAGGCGATGATTGAGCAGGTCAAGCAGGTTAACGGCCTGGAACTGGAACCCTTGGTCCAAGGCCTGCTCGATCTGCGCTGA
- a CDS encoding purine-cytosine permease family protein yields MSTSSSGQSAGQLETRGIEPVPEGECNGHPLQLFWVWFAANISILGLPLGATLVAFRGLAIWQAIIVAILGAAGSFAVVGIISIAGRRGRAPSLTLSRAIFGVRGNIGPTLVSLMSRLGWETVNTTTAAFVLLSLCSILFNSPVAAKSAPVLTLLFIGIFVLLTLAVSGLGHATLLVIQKWATYVFGALNILVGGFLCATIDWSAVFNATPAPLSAMIIGIGTMAAGTGIGWANAGADMSRYQHRSVKAVRLVASAAFGAGIPLVLLITLGGLLSVGNNDLASATDPIIAIRDMLPTWMAVPYLITAFGGLLLSNNLSVYSAGLTTLTLGLKVKRVHAVIVDIVAIFAGSIYFMLIADSFYGPFITFISLLAVPITAWVGIFVVDLIHRHYYSPKDLLDVTPSSAYWYRGGVEWRAFGAWAIAIVLGFSFTTIGTTAENIWFAGPLSDSWLGHNGLGWIVTFLVAGGIYAVLGGAADRRPALVESANV; encoded by the coding sequence ATGAGTACGTCCTCTTCCGGCCAAAGCGCCGGGCAATTGGAAACACGCGGCATCGAGCCGGTCCCGGAAGGCGAGTGCAACGGCCATCCGCTGCAACTGTTCTGGGTCTGGTTTGCGGCCAACATCAGCATCCTCGGCTTGCCCCTGGGCGCGACCCTCGTGGCGTTTCGCGGCCTGGCAATCTGGCAGGCAATCATCGTGGCGATCCTCGGCGCCGCCGGCTCGTTTGCGGTGGTGGGCATCATCTCCATCGCCGGCCGTCGTGGCCGTGCACCGAGCCTGACCCTGTCCCGGGCGATCTTTGGCGTACGCGGCAATATCGGCCCGACGCTGGTGTCGCTGATGTCGCGTCTGGGCTGGGAAACCGTCAACACCACCACGGCGGCATTCGTGCTGCTGTCGTTGTGCTCGATCCTGTTCAACTCGCCGGTTGCCGCCAAAAGCGCGCCGGTACTGACCCTGCTGTTCATTGGCATCTTCGTGCTGCTGACCCTCGCCGTATCGGGCCTGGGCCACGCCACCTTGCTGGTGATCCAGAAGTGGGCCACCTACGTGTTCGGCGCACTGAATATCCTGGTGGGCGGTTTCCTCTGCGCCACCATCGACTGGAGCGCGGTGTTCAACGCCACGCCAGCGCCGTTGAGCGCGATGATCATCGGCATCGGCACCATGGCGGCCGGTACCGGCATCGGCTGGGCCAACGCCGGTGCCGACATGTCGCGCTACCAGCACCGCAGCGTCAAGGCCGTGCGCCTGGTAGCGTCTGCCGCCTTCGGTGCGGGGATTCCGCTGGTGCTGTTGATCACCCTCGGCGGTTTGCTGTCGGTGGGCAACAACGACCTGGCGTCGGCCACTGACCCGATCATCGCGATCCGCGACATGCTGCCGACCTGGATGGCCGTGCCATACCTGATCACCGCGTTTGGCGGGCTGCTGTTGTCCAACAACCTGTCGGTGTACTCGGCTGGCCTCACCACCTTGACCCTCGGCTTGAAGGTCAAGCGCGTGCACGCGGTGATCGTCGACATCGTCGCGATCTTCGCCGGGTCGATCTACTTCATGCTGATCGCCGACAGTTTCTATGGTCCGTTCATCACCTTCATCTCGTTGCTGGCGGTGCCAATCACCGCCTGGGTCGGGATCTTTGTGGTCGACCTGATCCATCGCCATTACTACAGCCCCAAAGACCTGCTGGACGTGACGCCAAGCAGTGCCTACTGGTATCGCGGCGGGGTTGAATGGCGTGCATTTGGCGCCTGGGCGATTGCGATTGTGCTGGGTTTCAGCTTCACCACCATCGGCACGACGGCCGAGAACATCTGGTTCGCCGGGCCGCTGTCCGATTCGTGGCTGGGCCATAACGGCCTGGGTTGGATCGTCACCTTCCTGGTGGCCGGCGGGATTTACGCGGTACTGGGTGGCGCGGCTGATCGTCGTCCGGCTTTGGTAGAGAGCGCTAATGTCTAG
- a CDS encoding PfkB family carbohydrate kinase: MSRLLHSGQVIVDLVMSLDTLPATGGDVLANSASFEAGGGFNVMAAARRNGLPVVYLGRHGNGRFGDLARAAMQAEGIEMALAASDDKDTGLCVSLTEVTTERTFISHIGAEGDLLAQDLASAVPHADDYVYVSGYSLLLEGKARALLDWLLALPQEITVVFDPGPLVKAPDSALMVALLPRIDIWTSNGPEALAFTGASDLAGALLKLNDHLSADTLLVVRDGPNGCWVSRNGQAEHVPGFKVQAVDSNGAGDAHAGVFIAGLANCLAPVVAARRANAAAALAVTRWGPATSPGTAEVDALLSAG, from the coding sequence ATGTCTAGATTGCTGCACAGCGGCCAGGTCATCGTCGACCTGGTCATGTCCCTCGACACATTGCCCGCCACCGGCGGCGATGTATTGGCCAACTCCGCCAGCTTCGAAGCCGGCGGCGGCTTCAACGTGATGGCCGCCGCCCGACGCAACGGGTTACCGGTCGTGTATCTGGGCCGTCACGGCAACGGCCGCTTCGGTGATCTGGCACGTGCGGCAATGCAAGCCGAAGGCATTGAAATGGCCCTGGCTGCCAGCGACGACAAAGACACCGGCCTGTGTGTGTCCCTGACCGAAGTCACCACCGAGCGCACCTTCATCTCCCACATCGGCGCCGAAGGTGACCTGCTGGCGCAAGACCTGGCCAGCGCAGTGCCCCACGCCGACGACTATGTGTACGTCAGCGGCTACAGCCTGCTGCTGGAGGGCAAGGCCCGGGCGTTGCTCGATTGGCTGCTGGCGTTGCCGCAGGAGATCACCGTGGTGTTCGATCCGGGCCCGCTGGTGAAGGCACCGGACTCGGCCTTGATGGTCGCCCTGTTGCCGCGTATCGACATCTGGACCAGCAACGGTCCGGAAGCACTGGCCTTCACCGGCGCCAGCGACCTTGCGGGCGCATTGCTCAAGCTCAACGACCACCTGTCCGCCGACACCTTGCTGGTGGTGCGCGATGGGCCGAATGGCTGTTGGGTCAGCCGTAACGGGCAGGCCGAACATGTGCCGGGATTCAAGGTCCAGGCGGTGGACAGCAATGGTGCGGGAGATGCCCACGCCGGAGTGTTTATCGCCGGCCTGGCCAACTGTTTGGCGCCTGTTGTCGCGGCACGTCGCGCGAATGCGGCGGCGGCCTTGGCGGTCACGCGCTGGGGGCCGGCCACGTCACCGGGCACGGCTGAAGTGGACGCGTTGTTGAGTGCGGGCTGA
- a CDS encoding class I SAM-dependent methyltransferase, which yields MTQNIYDTEVFFEGYSKMGRSVEGLAGAPEWPALQAMLPSMPGLKVVDLGCGYGWFSRWAQEQGAEQVLGLDVSQKMLARAKEMTSTSAITYGIADLEKLDLPDAAFDLAYSSLAFHYIVDLKGLFARIHQALVPGGRLVFSIEHPIFMAPRQPDWLIDEQGRKSWPVDSYQLEGPRVTNWLADGVIKQHRTVGTLLTLLIQAGFTLTHVDEWGPSEADLKARPALAEELERPMMLLVAAHR from the coding sequence ATGACCCAGAACATCTACGACACCGAGGTTTTCTTCGAGGGCTACAGCAAAATGGGGCGCTCGGTAGAAGGCCTCGCCGGCGCTCCGGAGTGGCCGGCGTTGCAAGCCATGCTGCCGTCGATGCCGGGGTTGAAAGTGGTGGACCTGGGTTGCGGCTATGGCTGGTTCAGTCGTTGGGCCCAAGAGCAGGGCGCCGAACAGGTGCTGGGGCTGGATGTCTCGCAAAAGATGCTGGCGCGAGCAAAGGAGATGACGTCCACTTCGGCGATTACTTACGGCATCGCCGACCTGGAAAAACTCGACCTTCCGGATGCCGCTTTCGACCTGGCCTACAGCTCATTGGCGTTTCATTACATCGTCGATCTGAAAGGCCTGTTCGCGCGCATCCATCAAGCGTTGGTCCCGGGCGGGCGGTTGGTGTTTTCCATCGAACACCCGATCTTCATGGCGCCTCGGCAACCGGACTGGCTGATTGATGAGCAAGGGCGCAAGAGCTGGCCGGTGGACAGCTATCAATTGGAAGGGCCACGGGTGACCAACTGGTTGGCGGATGGCGTGATCAAGCAGCATCGCACGGTTGGCACGTTGCTGACGCTGTTGATCCAGGCAGGGTTCACCCTGACCCATGTAGACGAGTGGGGCCCCAGCGAAGCGGACCTGAAGGCCCGCCCCGCACTGGCAGAAGAGCTTGAGCGCCCAATGATGCTACTGGTGGCCGCCCACCGCTGA
- a CDS encoding Rho termination factor N-terminal domain-containing protein has translation MPRGSKAKYTTEQKRKAAHIEASYGHQGLSKEEAEARAWATVNKQSGGGEKAGGSGQHKAPAKKSQDRHESAKRAAASREGHPRNSRVSLSTQTKESLLKEARAKDIPGRSTMRKDELIEALKKAG, from the coding sequence ATGCCTCGTGGAAGCAAAGCCAAATACACCACCGAACAGAAGCGCAAGGCCGCTCATATCGAAGCGAGTTATGGGCACCAGGGCTTGTCGAAAGAAGAAGCCGAGGCCCGGGCCTGGGCCACCGTCAACAAGCAGTCTGGCGGCGGCGAAAAGGCCGGCGGTTCAGGCCAGCACAAGGCCCCGGCGAAGAAGTCCCAGGACCGGCATGAGTCGGCCAAGCGGGCTGCGGCCAGTCGTGAAGGGCATCCGCGTAACAGCAGGGTTTCGCTGAGTACACAGACCAAGGAAAGCTTGCTGAAGGAAGCGCGCGCCAAGGACATTCCCGGGCGCTCGACGATGCGTAAAGATGAGTTGATTGAGGCGCTGAAAAAGGCCGGTTAA